The Immundisolibacter sp. genome includes a region encoding these proteins:
- a CDS encoding argininosuccinate synthase: MTDVKRVVLAYSGGLDTSIILKWLQETYHCEVVTFTADIGQGDAELEPARHKAQLMGASAMYVDDLTEEFARDFVFPMFRANALYEGEYLLGTSIARPLIAKRLVEIARETGADAIAHGATGKGNDQVRFELGAYALMPDVRVIAPWREWDLTSREKLLAYAQQHRIPVEFKRAGTQAPYSMDANLLHISYEGGVLEDPWQEPEDAMWRWTVDVQQAPDAPQYVELEYRHGDIVAVDGEMLTPAQVMRRLNEIGGRHGVGRVDIVENRYVGMKSRGCYETPAGTIMLRAHRAIESLTLDREAAHLKDDLMPRYASLVYNGYWWSPERQLLQGLIDDSQQRVNGTVRIKLYKGNVLVAGRKSPDSLFDPAIATFEDDAGAYNQADATGFIRLNALRLRSAARLRGGG, translated from the coding sequence ATGACCGACGTCAAACGCGTGGTGCTCGCCTACTCGGGCGGGCTCGATACATCCATCATCCTGAAATGGCTACAGGAAACTTACCACTGCGAGGTGGTCACCTTCACAGCCGATATCGGCCAGGGCGACGCGGAACTTGAGCCGGCTCGCCACAAGGCGCAGCTGATGGGCGCCAGCGCCATGTACGTGGATGACCTGACCGAGGAATTCGCGCGCGACTTCGTGTTCCCGATGTTCCGCGCCAACGCGCTGTACGAGGGCGAATACCTGCTGGGCACCTCGATCGCCCGGCCGCTGATCGCCAAGCGGCTGGTCGAGATCGCCCGCGAGACCGGCGCCGACGCCATCGCCCACGGCGCCACCGGCAAGGGCAACGACCAGGTGCGCTTCGAGCTGGGCGCCTACGCGCTGATGCCGGACGTGCGCGTGATCGCGCCGTGGCGGGAATGGGATCTGACCTCGCGCGAGAAGCTGCTGGCCTACGCGCAGCAGCACCGGATTCCGGTCGAGTTCAAGCGCGCCGGCACCCAGGCGCCCTACTCCATGGACGCCAACCTGCTACACATCTCGTACGAAGGCGGCGTGCTCGAGGACCCCTGGCAGGAACCCGAGGACGCCATGTGGCGCTGGACGGTGGACGTGCAGCAGGCGCCGGATGCGCCGCAGTACGTGGAGCTCGAATACCGCCACGGTGACATCGTGGCGGTCGATGGCGAGATGCTGACCCCTGCCCAGGTAATGCGCCGCCTGAACGAAATCGGCGGCCGCCACGGCGTTGGCCGCGTGGACATCGTCGAGAACCGCTACGTGGGCATGAAATCCCGCGGCTGCTACGAAACCCCGGCCGGCACCATCATGCTGCGCGCGCACCGCGCCATCGAGTCGCTGACGCTCGACCGCGAGGCGGCGCACCTGAAGGACGACCTGATGCCCCGCTACGCCAGCCTGGTCTACAACGGCTACTGGTGGAGCCCGGAGCGGCAGCTGCTGCAGGGCCTGATCGACGACAGCCAGCAGCGCGTCAACGGCACCGTGCGGATCAAGCTCTACAAGGGCAACGTGCTGGTGGCCGGACGCAAGAGCCCGGACTCGCTGTTCGACCCGGCCATCGCCACCTTCGAGGACGACGCCGGCGCCTACAACCAGGCCGACGCCACCGGCTTCATCCGCCTGAACGCACTGCGTCTGCGCAGTGCCGCGCGCCTGCGTGGCGGCGGCTGA
- the phaC gene encoding class I poly(R)-hydroxyalkanoic acid synthase, giving the protein MPNENSATMDPGAVLEELAQVAQQIQDQMQDAWQQPVLDGPVLNSMAGGLLQALALFNQSLLADPGRLLQAQAELWEGYAQLWQRSLAALAGQTPPPAGVAADRRFRGADWQLPAFDLIRQCYLLTGQWLLEQVSGVGDLDPATRRKLTFYTRQFADALSPSNFVATNPEVLRATVESGGQNLLHGLRHMLEDMQRGGGRLDPRMTDPDAFEVGVNIAATPGKVVFQNALMQLIQYTPVTDQVYRRPLLVVPPWINKFYVMDLQPKNSLVGWWVEQGYTVFMISWVNPGPELAGKSFEDYMLEGPLAALDAIEQACGEREVNAVGYCIGGTLLLSTLAYMAATEDERIKSATTFASLLDFTEPGDLGVFIDEDQISALEGKMAQTGYLDSADMATAFNLLRANDLIWSFFVNNYLLGKDPAPFDLLFWNADATRMPAAMHSFYLRNMYLHNRLREPGGITLAGVPIDLSKITVPCYFVATAEDHIAPWRSVYAGALLPGGRTRFVLSGSGHIAGIINPPAAHKYQHWTCDSLPASPEEWRTAAQEHAGSWWPDWKFWLGRRAGGKVMARMPGTGGLPAIEDAPGSYVRMTSHKE; this is encoded by the coding sequence ATGCCGAATGAGAACAGCGCCACGATGGATCCGGGCGCGGTGCTGGAGGAGCTGGCGCAGGTTGCCCAGCAGATACAGGACCAGATGCAGGATGCGTGGCAGCAGCCGGTGCTGGATGGCCCGGTGCTGAACAGCATGGCAGGGGGGCTGCTGCAGGCCCTGGCGCTGTTCAACCAGTCCCTGCTCGCCGACCCCGGGCGCCTGTTGCAGGCGCAGGCCGAGCTCTGGGAAGGCTATGCCCAGCTGTGGCAACGCAGCCTGGCTGCCCTGGCCGGCCAGACGCCGCCACCTGCCGGCGTTGCGGCGGATCGCCGGTTTCGTGGCGCCGACTGGCAACTGCCAGCCTTCGACCTGATACGCCAGTGCTATCTGCTGACCGGCCAGTGGCTGCTGGAACAGGTCAGCGGCGTGGGCGACCTCGATCCGGCCACACGCCGCAAGCTGACCTTCTACACGCGCCAGTTCGCCGATGCGCTGTCGCCGTCGAACTTCGTCGCCACCAATCCGGAAGTGTTGCGCGCCACGGTGGAGTCCGGCGGACAGAACCTGCTGCACGGCCTGCGGCACATGCTGGAGGACATGCAGCGCGGCGGCGGGCGGCTGGATCCGCGCATGACCGATCCGGACGCATTCGAGGTGGGCGTCAACATCGCGGCCACGCCCGGCAAGGTGGTGTTCCAGAACGCCCTCATGCAACTGATCCAGTACACCCCGGTTACCGATCAGGTGTACCGGCGCCCGCTGCTGGTGGTGCCGCCGTGGATCAACAAGTTCTATGTGATGGACCTGCAGCCGAAGAATTCGCTGGTCGGCTGGTGGGTGGAGCAGGGCTACACGGTGTTCATGATTTCCTGGGTCAACCCGGGGCCCGAGCTGGCGGGAAAATCCTTCGAGGACTACATGCTCGAGGGCCCGCTGGCAGCGCTGGACGCCATCGAACAAGCCTGCGGTGAGCGCGAGGTGAACGCAGTCGGCTACTGCATCGGCGGCACGCTGTTGCTGAGCACGCTGGCGTACATGGCGGCCACCGAGGACGAGCGGATCAAGTCGGCGACCACCTTCGCCAGCCTGCTCGACTTCACCGAGCCGGGCGACCTGGGGGTGTTCATCGACGAGGACCAGATATCCGCTCTGGAGGGCAAGATGGCCCAGACCGGTTATCTGGACAGTGCCGACATGGCCACGGCCTTCAACCTGCTGCGCGCGAACGACCTGATCTGGTCGTTCTTCGTCAACAACTATCTGCTGGGCAAGGACCCGGCGCCGTTCGACCTGCTGTTCTGGAACGCGGACGCAACGCGCATGCCGGCGGCCATGCACAGCTTTTATCTGCGCAACATGTACCTGCACAACCGCCTGCGCGAGCCGGGCGGCATCACCCTGGCCGGGGTGCCGATCGACCTGTCGAAAATCACCGTGCCGTGCTATTTCGTGGCTACCGCCGAGGACCACATCGCGCCGTGGCGCTCGGTCTACGCCGGAGCGCTGTTGCCGGGTGGCAGGACGCGTTTCGTGCTGTCCGGCTCCGGCCACATCGCCGGCATCATCAACCCGCCCGCCGCGCACAAATACCAGCACTGGACCTGCGACAGCCTGCCGGCGAGCCCGGAGGAATGGCGCACGGCGGCGCAGGAACACGCCGGTTCCTGGTGGCCGGACTGGAAGTTCTGGCTCGGCCGGCGGGCCGGCGGCAAGGTCATGGCCCGCATGCCCGGCACGGGCGGATTGCCGGCCATCGAAGACGCACCCGGTTCGTACGTACGCATGACCAGCCACAAGGAGTGA
- a CDS encoding homoserine O-acetyltransferase — MVGPLSPDSVGLVEPRSFRHEQPLALDCGRELPGFDLKYETYGSLNAARSNAILVCHALSGDHHAAGWHGAQDKRPGWWDNCIGPGKPIDTDKFFVVACNNLGGCAGSTGPNSINPATGRLWGPDFPIVTVRDWVRSQALLADHLGIERFAAVAGGSLGGMQALQWTIEFPGRVRSALLIAAAPRLSAQNIAFNEVARKAIMSDPDFHEGRYAEQGVVPRRGLMLARMLGHITYLSDGLMRQKFGRELREGKLNFGFDVEFQIESYLRHQGETFVDRFDANTYLLMTKALDYFDPAAEYDGDLARALARAQARFLVVAFSSDWRFAPERSREIVKALHTGGSAVSYAAIDSPDGHDAFLLPNDHYFAVLRAFLNRIHAELEVAA; from the coding sequence ATCGTGGGCCCGCTGAGCCCGGATTCGGTGGGGCTGGTCGAGCCGCGCAGCTTCCGCCACGAGCAGCCGCTGGCGCTCGACTGTGGCCGCGAGCTGCCCGGCTTCGATCTGAAGTACGAGACCTACGGCAGCCTGAACGCCGCCCGCAGCAACGCCATCCTGGTCTGTCATGCGCTGTCGGGCGATCATCATGCCGCCGGCTGGCACGGCGCGCAGGACAAGCGCCCCGGCTGGTGGGACAACTGCATCGGCCCCGGCAAGCCGATCGACACCGACAAGTTCTTCGTGGTGGCCTGCAACAACCTGGGTGGTTGCGCCGGCTCGACCGGCCCGAACAGCATCAACCCGGCCACTGGCCGCCTGTGGGGGCCGGACTTCCCCATCGTCACCGTGCGCGACTGGGTGCGCAGCCAGGCCCTGCTGGCCGATCACCTGGGCATCGAACGCTTCGCCGCCGTGGCCGGCGGCAGCCTGGGCGGCATGCAGGCCCTGCAGTGGACCATCGAGTTCCCGGGCCGGGTACGCAGTGCGCTGTTGATTGCCGCCGCGCCGCGCCTGTCGGCGCAGAACATCGCCTTCAACGAGGTGGCGCGCAAGGCCATCATGTCCGACCCGGATTTCCACGAGGGCCGCTATGCCGAACAGGGCGTGGTGCCGCGTCGCGGCTTGATGCTGGCGCGCATGCTCGGGCACATCACGTACCTGTCGGACGGCCTGATGCGGCAGAAATTCGGTCGCGAGCTGCGCGAGGGCAAGCTGAACTTCGGCTTCGACGTCGAGTTCCAGATCGAGTCCTACCTGCGCCATCAGGGCGAGACCTTCGTGGACCGCTTCGACGCCAACACCTATCTTTTGATGACCAAGGCGCTGGATTACTTCGACCCGGCAGCCGAGTACGACGGGGATCTGGCCCGCGCCCTGGCGCGGGCGCAGGCGCGCTTTCTGGTGGTGGCCTTCTCCAGCGACTGGCGCTTCGCGCCGGAACGCTCACGCGAGATCGTCAAGGCCCTGCACACCGGCGGCAGCGCCGTCAGCTACGCCGCCATCGACTCGCCGGACGGCCACGATGCCTTCCTGCTGCCCAACGACCACTACTTCGCCGTACTGCGGGCGTTCCTGAACCGCATCCATGCCGAACTTGAGGTGGCCGCATGA
- a CDS encoding VOC family protein — translation MTLCLGRFNRFGMVVGNLEAAMKAYAQVFGIRQFELCRIDGRPAALGGFGSLRLELIEGSAGGDVLGEFFDRRGEGMSHAVFMPDRDDAREQLAGQAVALGMGVEISGDRVTIASRAQLGGLALVAQSAPSPVSGRRSFHYEALLPTQKLFHIGMVVRDRELAIGNYQRLLGIDGFLRMELHTDQDLRVWIDGKPALHHARTAFGRIGEFACELMEPLGGDGMYQRFLAAHGEGPQHYFPTILDPADFAAVRDGLARAGLAVRLEGAIGDAMSYYYLDSTPLMGMCIEIIVAQRPDWWQSLGMNAQDAWRVGLDG, via the coding sequence ATGACACTCTGCCTTGGCCGCTTCAACCGCTTCGGCATGGTGGTTGGCAATCTCGAAGCCGCGATGAAGGCCTATGCCCAGGTGTTCGGCATCCGCCAGTTCGAGCTGTGCCGGATCGATGGCCGGCCGGCGGCGCTGGGTGGCTTCGGCAGCCTGCGCCTTGAGTTGATCGAAGGCAGCGCCGGCGGCGATGTGCTGGGTGAATTCTTCGACCGTCGCGGCGAGGGCATGAGTCACGCCGTGTTCATGCCCGACCGGGACGACGCCCGGGAGCAGCTCGCCGGGCAGGCGGTGGCGCTTGGAATGGGGGTGGAAATCAGCGGCGATCGGGTCACCATCGCCAGCCGCGCCCAGCTTGGCGGCCTGGCGCTGGTGGCCCAGTCGGCGCCGTCACCGGTAAGCGGCCGGCGCAGCTTCCACTACGAGGCGCTGCTGCCGACCCAGAAGCTGTTCCACATCGGCATGGTGGTGCGCGACCGGGAGCTGGCCATCGGCAACTACCAGCGCCTGCTGGGTATCGACGGGTTCCTGCGCATGGAACTGCACACCGACCAGGACCTGCGGGTGTGGATAGACGGCAAACCGGCGCTGCATCACGCGCGAACGGCCTTTGGTCGTATCGGTGAGTTTGCCTGCGAGCTGATGGAACCGCTGGGCGGAGACGGCATGTACCAGCGTTTCCTGGCGGCCCATGGCGAAGGGCCGCAACATTACTTCCCGACCATCCTCGACCCGGCCGATTTTGCCGCCGTGCGCGATGGCCTGGCCCGCGCCGGACTTGCGGTGCGTCTGGAAGGCGCCATCGGCGACGCCATGAGCTATTACTACCTGGACAGCACGCCGCTGATGGGCATGTGCATCGAAATCATCGTGGCGCAGCGGCCGGACTGGTGGCAATCGCTGGGCATGAACGCGCAGGACGCCTGGCGGGTGGGACTGGACGGCTGA
- a CDS encoding EAL domain-containing protein, with protein MPEQLDNGGQERRRLARTGASLRTIASVVVLLVALPIVALLWWSAEELQVAARQDTVAHAQAMADGVARRHAQLVAEVRSMLTVTAQLPRLVDEPAYCTALMQRLLASDQAFANLGVIATDGRVLCSALPFRDGLNLSDRSYFRRALETRSFAAGTYQTGRITGVPGINFGFPVTGADGEVVGVVFAAIGSQWLAELTDPAALPGGATLALLDHELHELLRHPAQAPDGLVMPVPQAALAALIQRQPLGGSIPMQAAGAADPSRHYTYLRLGGDVVYDAPYLVLGWPQDALATSLTAIARRQPLVVFGALLLLAALFWLLVNAVVMEPVRQLAAAASRLARGEQGVRLPAGGRVAELFAMSSAFNHMADRIDGAMRAYAVLSSGNRILLREQDERSLLEAMCRVGVEVGGYRCAGVVYVTETGIETMARAGDDGGFAAYLQAHWDTALAHQTPTARAIASGEAVVMKDATATPATHELFQAAAGRGLRSGLVLPLRVDGSVIGALTLHSAEADAFDAREVALLSEMADDLSFGIATARLRERGRAAEVRLRHLAYFDAVTGLPNQASFVEHTTGVAAGSPGSLAVLVVQVQNYWEIAATLGQASGDEFLNDVARRLEALSPTLLARVAQSEFALLLSEADESAANREANRALASLAPPAQLVSISLDIQATIGIAVGGRRPGDAERLLQAAKLAAHEAGDGASRVLLAHPELDKEWRERLLLAGDLRAAIDMRTLQVHVQPQLDLRSGRICGMEALARWRRPLHGDVSPARFIGLAEKTGLIRPLTYAILDGVCDLAARHAAAGLLLPIAVNVSTRNLHDPQFVGRIKELLDRWPLPRNCLHLELTETAIMDDPVRSLKVLQDLHALGLPIYLDDFGTGYSSMAYLRELPLSGLKIDRAFTIGLAQPDTRRIVQTMIDLGHALGLKVVAEGTEDETTLAILADMGCDIAQGYGIARPMPNADMAAWIARWPGRRMPGASNGDASPGR; from the coding sequence ATGCCCGAGCAGCTGGACAACGGGGGGCAGGAGCGTCGCCGCCTGGCGCGAACAGGCGCGAGCCTGCGCACCATCGCGTCGGTTGTGGTGTTGCTGGTGGCGCTGCCGATCGTGGCCCTGCTGTGGTGGTCGGCCGAGGAACTGCAAGTGGCGGCGCGCCAGGACACGGTTGCGCATGCCCAGGCGATGGCCGACGGCGTGGCCCGGCGGCATGCCCAGCTGGTGGCCGAGGTGCGCTCGATGTTGACGGTAACGGCGCAGCTGCCGCGCCTGGTCGACGAGCCGGCTTACTGCACTGCCCTGATGCAGCGCTTGCTGGCCAGCGACCAGGCGTTCGCCAACCTTGGCGTCATCGCCACTGACGGGCGGGTACTGTGTTCAGCCCTGCCGTTTCGCGATGGCCTGAACCTTAGCGATCGCAGCTATTTCCGGCGGGCACTCGAAACCCGCAGCTTCGCGGCCGGGACATATCAGACCGGACGCATCACCGGCGTGCCGGGCATCAATTTCGGTTTCCCGGTTACCGGCGCCGACGGCGAGGTGGTGGGGGTGGTTTTCGCCGCCATCGGCAGCCAGTGGCTGGCTGAGCTGACCGATCCGGCCGCACTGCCGGGCGGGGCCACGCTGGCCTTGCTGGACCATGAGCTGCACGAGCTGCTGCGCCATCCGGCACAGGCGCCGGATGGCCTGGTCATGCCGGTGCCGCAGGCGGCGCTGGCAGCGCTGATCCAGCGCCAGCCGCTGGGCGGCAGTATCCCCATGCAGGCGGCCGGTGCGGCCGATCCGTCACGTCATTACACCTACCTGCGCCTGGGCGGGGACGTGGTTTACGACGCGCCCTACCTGGTGCTTGGCTGGCCGCAGGATGCGCTCGCGACATCGCTCACGGCCATTGCGCGCAGGCAGCCGCTGGTGGTGTTCGGGGCCCTGTTGCTGCTGGCTGCGCTGTTCTGGCTGCTGGTCAATGCGGTGGTGATGGAGCCGGTCCGCCAGCTGGCCGCTGCCGCGTCGCGTCTGGCCAGAGGCGAGCAGGGCGTGCGCCTGCCGGCCGGTGGCAGGGTCGCCGAACTGTTTGCCATGAGCAGCGCCTTCAACCACATGGCCGACCGCATCGACGGCGCCATGCGGGCGTATGCGGTCCTGAGCAGCGGTAACCGCATCCTGCTGCGAGAGCAGGACGAGCGGTCGTTGTTGGAGGCGATGTGCAGGGTAGGGGTCGAGGTGGGCGGCTATCGTTGCGCCGGGGTGGTCTATGTCACCGAAACCGGTATCGAGACGATGGCCCGGGCGGGCGACGACGGTGGCTTTGCCGCTTACCTGCAGGCGCACTGGGACACCGCACTGGCCCACCAGACACCGACCGCGCGGGCCATCGCCAGCGGTGAGGCGGTGGTCATGAAGGACGCCACGGCGACGCCCGCGACACACGAGTTGTTCCAGGCGGCCGCCGGCCGTGGCCTGCGGTCCGGACTCGTGCTGCCGCTGCGGGTGGACGGCAGCGTCATCGGTGCTCTGACCCTTCATTCCGCCGAGGCGGATGCATTCGACGCGCGCGAAGTGGCGCTGCTGTCCGAAATGGCTGACGATCTATCGTTTGGCATCGCCACCGCCCGCCTGCGCGAGCGCGGGCGGGCGGCGGAGGTAAGGCTGCGTCACCTGGCCTATTTCGACGCGGTGACTGGCCTTCCCAACCAGGCCAGTTTTGTCGAGCACACGACCGGTGTAGCCGCCGGCAGCCCCGGTTCCCTTGCCGTGCTGGTGGTGCAGGTCCAGAACTACTGGGAAATAGCGGCCACGCTCGGACAGGCCAGCGGCGATGAGTTCCTGAACGACGTCGCCCGACGGCTGGAGGCACTGTCGCCGACGCTGCTGGCGCGTGTGGCGCAGTCCGAATTTGCGCTGCTTCTGTCCGAGGCCGACGAGTCGGCCGCGAACCGCGAGGCCAATCGGGCGCTGGCCAGCCTGGCGCCCCCGGCGCAGCTGGTTTCGATTAGTTTGGACATCCAGGCCACCATCGGCATTGCCGTCGGCGGGCGCCGGCCGGGCGATGCCGAGCGCCTGCTGCAGGCGGCGAAACTGGCCGCGCACGAGGCCGGCGATGGCGCTTCCCGGGTGTTGCTCGCCCATCCGGAGCTGGACAAGGAATGGCGCGAGCGGCTGCTTCTGGCAGGCGATTTGCGCGCCGCGATCGACATGCGGACGCTGCAAGTGCACGTGCAGCCGCAGCTCGACCTGCGGTCCGGGCGCATCTGCGGCATGGAGGCCCTGGCCCGCTGGCGTCGTCCGCTGCATGGCGATGTGTCGCCGGCCCGCTTCATCGGCCTGGCCGAGAAAACCGGCCTGATTCGGCCGCTGACCTACGCGATTCTGGACGGCGTGTGCGACCTTGCCGCGCGCCATGCCGCCGCCGGGTTGCTGCTGCCGATCGCGGTCAACGTGTCCACGCGCAATCTGCATGACCCGCAGTTCGTTGGGCGCATCAAGGAGCTGCTCGACCGCTGGCCGCTGCCGCGAAACTGCCTGCACCTGGAGCTGACCGAAACCGCCATCATGGATGATCCGGTGCGCAGTCTGAAGGTATTGCAGGACCTGCACGCCCTGGGCCTGCCGATCTACCTGGACGACTTCGGTACGGGCTACTCGTCGATGGCCTATTTGCGCGAGTTGCCCCTGAGCGGTCTCAAGATCGACCGCGCTTTCACCATCGGCCTGGCGCAGCCGGACACGCGGCGCATCGTGCAGACGATGATCGACCTCGGGCACGCGCTCGGCCTGAAAGTGGTGGCCGAGGGTACGGAGGACGAGACCACGCTGGCGATCCTGGCCGACATGGGCTGCGACATTGCGCAGGGGTATGGCATCGCCCGTCCGATGCCGAACGCCGACATGGCCGCCTGGATTGCTCGCTGGCCCGGGCGCCGGATGCCCGGCGCCTCGAACGGCGATGCATCGCCGGGACGGTGA
- a CDS encoding citryl-CoA lyase, producing MADQRQPTTAICAYTSDAIYVRDKSLVDELIGEVTFTQMMFFQIMGRMPTPAEVKIVDAVLVTLMEHGITPSAIATRLTLMSAPESLQGAVAAGLLGVGGQFLGTMQGAAELIAEMMAAGDGVPAAAERIAKRHRASKTALPGFGHNLHRPDDPRTPKILAVATAAGVPGKHIAALLALGEAVDRVYERHITINATGAIAAVLSEIGIPVEVMRGFAVITRAAGLVGHVKEELENPAARGIWDAATHAVEYSGTALKTDA from the coding sequence ATGGCCGACCAACGCCAGCCCACCACCGCCATCTGCGCCTACACCAGCGACGCCATCTACGTGCGCGACAAGAGCCTGGTCGACGAGCTGATCGGCGAGGTCACCTTCACGCAGATGATGTTCTTCCAGATCATGGGCCGCATGCCGACGCCGGCCGAGGTCAAGATCGTCGACGCGGTGCTGGTCACGCTGATGGAGCACGGCATCACGCCCAGCGCCATCGCCACCCGCCTGACGCTGATGAGCGCGCCCGAGTCCCTGCAAGGCGCGGTCGCGGCCGGTCTGCTGGGGGTCGGCGGGCAGTTCCTGGGCACCATGCAGGGTGCGGCCGAACTGATTGCCGAAATGATGGCCGCCGGGGACGGCGTACCAGCTGCCGCCGAGCGCATCGCCAAGCGGCATCGCGCGAGCAAGACCGCCCTGCCCGGCTTTGGCCACAACCTGCACCGGCCGGACGATCCGCGCACACCGAAGATCCTGGCCGTGGCCACCGCCGCCGGTGTCCCGGGCAAGCACATCGCCGCCCTGCTGGCGCTGGGCGAGGCCGTGGACCGCGTCTATGAGCGTCACATCACCATCAACGCCACCGGCGCCATCGCCGCCGTGCTGTCGGAAATCGGCATCCCGGTGGAGGTCATGCGCGGCTTTGCGGTCATCACCCGGGCCGCCGGTCTGGTCGGCCATGTCAAGGAGGAGCTCGAAAACCCGGCCGCCCGCGGCATCTGGGACGCCGCCACGCACGCGGTCGAGTATTCCGGAACCGCCCTCAAAACCGATGCTTGA
- a CDS encoding MmgE/PrpD family protein: MLEASLTERLADWQLAQHQTGFAAADIEAARLLVLDWLGSALAGIGTDTGRIFLEYARLQPAGKVTLLGLSEGRSVEVAALVNGALSHIVEMDDVERESVTHPGAVVVPAALAVAERVGASGLDLLAAVVAGYELMVRVGSALGAEHYYHFHNTATAGVFGAAAAAGWLLDLDRDRLVWALGNAGTQAAGLWQFNDEGALTKPLHPGRAAANGVLAAILSRLGLTGARHILEGERGFFAGLAPRGDPQQVVAHLGETGEPLRVQKISIKPHASCRHTHAPIDAALALRAQLPPNATITAVRVSTYRAALTLCDKPDPHTAPDAKFSLQFCVASALLRGQVGLAEFSDAALADSAVRALLPHIEVAIDPAREAAYPGCWSAAVELTLADGRTFKATQDRPKGDPENPLSVPELEAKFRNLAAAGGVHSAQVERLLDWLRALARPEPFDPLPLRELARRP; this comes from the coding sequence ATGCTTGAGGCCAGCCTCACCGAGCGCCTGGCCGACTGGCAACTGGCCCAGCACCAGACCGGCTTCGCCGCCGCAGACATCGAGGCCGCCCGCCTGCTGGTGCTGGACTGGCTCGGTTCGGCCCTGGCCGGGATCGGCACGGATACCGGACGCATTTTTCTGGAATACGCGCGCCTGCAGCCGGCCGGCAAGGTGACCTTGCTGGGTCTGTCCGAAGGCCGCTCGGTGGAAGTCGCGGCGCTGGTCAACGGCGCCCTGTCGCACATCGTCGAGATGGACGACGTCGAGCGCGAGTCGGTCACGCACCCCGGCGCGGTGGTGGTGCCGGCCGCGCTGGCGGTGGCCGAGCGGGTCGGCGCCAGCGGCCTTGACCTGCTGGCCGCCGTAGTGGCCGGTTACGAGCTCATGGTGCGCGTGGGCTCGGCGCTGGGCGCCGAGCACTACTACCACTTCCACAACACCGCCACGGCCGGCGTGTTCGGCGCCGCCGCCGCCGCCGGCTGGCTGCTGGACCTGGACCGCGACCGGCTGGTATGGGCGCTGGGCAACGCCGGCACGCAGGCCGCCGGCCTGTGGCAGTTCAACGACGAGGGCGCGCTCACCAAGCCGCTGCACCCCGGCCGGGCGGCTGCCAACGGCGTGCTGGCGGCCATCTTGTCGCGCCTGGGCTTGACCGGCGCCCGCCACATCCTGGAGGGCGAGCGCGGTTTCTTCGCCGGCCTTGCGCCGCGCGGCGACCCGCAGCAGGTGGTGGCGCACCTGGGCGAAACCGGCGAGCCGCTGCGTGTGCAGAAAATCTCGATCAAACCGCACGCGTCCTGCCGGCACACGCATGCGCCCATCGATGCGGCATTGGCGCTGCGCGCGCAGTTGCCACCCAACGCGACCATCACTGCGGTGCGTGTCAGCACCTACAGGGCAGCGCTGACCCTGTGCGACAAACCGGACCCGCACACCGCGCCGGACGCCAAGTTCAGCCTGCAGTTCTGCGTCGCCTCGGCCCTGCTGCGCGGCCAGGTCGGCCTGGCGGAATTCTCGGACGCGGCGCTGGCCGACAGCGCCGTGCGCGCGCTGCTGCCGCACATCGAAGTCGCCATCGATCCGGCGCGCGAGGCGGCGTACCCAGGCTGCTGGTCGGCGGCCGTGGAGCTCACGCTGGCCGATGGCCGGACCTTCAAGGCCACGCAAGACCGGCCGAAGGGCGATCCGGAAAATCCGCTTTCGGTGCCGGAGCTGGAAGCCAAGTTCCGTAATCTCGCCGCCGCTGGTGGGGTTCACAGCGCTCAGGTCGAACGCCTGCTCGATTGGCTGCGCGCGCTGGCCAGGCCCGAGCCATTCGACCCGCTCCCCCTGCGCGAGCTGGCGCGGCGCCCCTGA